The following are encoded in a window of Solidesulfovibrio magneticus RS-1 genomic DNA:
- a CDS encoding STAS domain-containing protein, whose amino-acid sequence MRLSCPIDAADTASHGYTQIMSRIAITNRHGVLWARSDGPLGNPAALGLETAVLEAATIGRYAVSVLDLTQTPSIDSSGVGALVRLQTALATKGRRLILANPCPAVADELRLRDLHAFFQIAYDLHPDMDQEELLLASDL is encoded by the coding sequence TTGCGGCTATCCTGCCCCATCGACGCGGCCGACACGGCCAGCCACGGATATACCCAGATCATGAGCCGCATAGCCATCACCAACCGCCACGGCGTCCTTTGGGCCCGCTCCGACGGGCCGCTGGGCAACCCCGCCGCCCTGGGACTCGAAACCGCCGTCCTCGAAGCCGCCACCATCGGCCGCTACGCCGTCAGCGTCCTGGACCTGACCCAGACGCCCAGCATCGACAGCAGCGGCGTCGGCGCGCTGGTGCGGCTGCAAACCGCCCTGGCCACCAAAGGCCGCCGCCTCATCCTGGCCAACCCCTGCCCCGCCGTGGCCGACGAACTGCGGCTGCGCGACCTGCACGCCTTTTTTCAGATCGCCTACGACCTGCACCCCGACATGGACCAGGAAGAACTGCTCCTGGCCAGCGACCTATAA